The sequence TGATCCACTAGATGAGGTATGGCGGTTTCTAACCAGAGACCCATAGCACGTTGGTCACCATTGATCGTCTTGATTAACACCCGCATATTGTCCGTCGGCGTGATTGGATGGTTTGGGTTGAGCAGACGAAGTGCAAAATCATTGATGGACGGATGACAGCGGAAATTAGTAGTGATAGAAAAATGCTCAAAGCCGCTGCCTTGCGCTGTAAGTGCTAGTAGATGTTTGGGGGATTTTTGAGCAAATGCATAAATAGATTGGTCATTGTCGCCGACTGCAACAGCTGTCAAACCAAGTTCCTTCAACTTTTGAAATAACTGATGCTGAAAGTATCCACTGTCCTGATATTCGTCAATATAGACTGCTCGATAACGTGCCACGAGGTATTTCTGGCAGGCAAGTGACCGTCCGACCACGTAGTGGGCAAGCATACCTACTGCTTCTAAGGGGACGAAACCTAAGGCTAGTGCCTGCTGTATGAACGGCAGGAACTTAATTGTGTTGGTAACGCTACCGTCCTTAAGCGGCGTCACCGGTAGCATACGTGTCACCGAGTCGGGCAGTTCCCTGATCTTGACAGTCTTGACCTCAGCGGCCGCAGACATCAACTGCCGCGCGAATGGAAAGATGATCTCTCGAAGACAAAAATCGTCGATAGTGCCGAAGAAAGAACTCTTCACGTCGAAAGCGTCGGCTCTGCAGCGGCGACCCAGCTCGTCACTCGCTTTGTTTGTGAAGGAAATGGCGATGATGCCTTGGTAGGGACGTAGCTCAGACACCATGTTCCGAACCTTGCATGACAGAACGCTGGTTTTCCCACTGCCGGGACGGGCGGTGATAACCATGTCGCTCTCGTATTGAATAGCTTGGTTTTGTTCTGCACTTGGCGTGAAGGTAGCCATAATTAAACCTGCGCTGCAGCTTGGATGCAATGGAGCAACGGCTTTAACAGATGCCCATTAATTTGAACTCTGAGCTGGGGTCCGCAGTGCTCAACGAACTCCTGCATGCGTATGGCTTTTTTGCCTTGCATGTAAGCGATCGCTTGAATTAATTCATGACCTTTGAACCCGTTCAACAGTGTCGGGAGTTCGGCAGCAATGTCATTTTCCAGATCAATTTGCGAAAGGAAGATGCCGTGGGGGGCGACGGAGGTACTGACTGTTTGCCAAGTGCCGTCAGCCAACGATGCAGCATGATCATATGTTTGAGAACGGTGTGGCTGAGGAGGCATACCAGCTAGTGATAGAGCACGGTTCATGCCCGCGAGGTTGCGACGCACCTCTTGCGCCCCTCGAGGGCCGATCAGAATATCGGAGATGTCATTATCGGTTCGCGCAGCCCATGGGATCTCCAAAGCGTTTAACACGCGCTTATAAACCTCAAACGCCACACCATCAACAGACAACAATGATACATTGCTGTGATCAAGATCGTAACCATGAGCACGTGCTAGTGCTGCATAGAACAGCATTTCTGAAGGTCCCTCAACTAACATGACTGCTGAGGAGAAAAACGCCTCCGCTGGAAGAATGCTTATTCTGTAGCCAAGCCCTGTCCATGCGCTATTGATGCAATCAGAGCAGCCTTGACTTGCC comes from Yersinia mollaretii ATCC 43969 and encodes:
- a CDS encoding UvrD-helicase domain-containing protein, which codes for MATFTPSAEQNQAIQYESDMVITARPGSGKTSVLSCKVRNMVSELRPYQGIIAISFTNKASDELGRRCRADAFDVKSSFFGTIDDFCLREIIFPFARQLMSAAAEVKTVKIRELPDSVTRMLPVTPLKDGSVTNTIKFLPFIQQALALGFVPLEAVGMLAHYVVGRSLACQKYLVARYRAVYIDEYQDSGYFQHQLFQKLKELGLTAVAVGDNDQSIYAFAQKSPKHLLALTAQGSGFEHFSITTNFRCHPSINDFALRLLNPNHPITPTDNMRVLIKTINGDQRAMGLWLETAIPHLVDHYQIASAERVAILCRHQHSAKLIANHLRLSHRLVEDNPFEAAPTTEATLFSDLLKLRYDPRMTAESLIDRAGKLNRTTQELRALRRAILSCRSCLDGDLIVRVLAAAASLLRQQPSPVAVTELESVCGDTAKLRWFQRPSDNAVQIMTLHKAKGLEFDLVFHADLYDHVIPTRLYPPGTFGQVIFENETQCLNLHYVGVTRAIKACVLMTSNYRINGQGNVKNGDPSQFIGRNGAIATPIIW